One Brassica oleracea var. oleracea cultivar TO1000 chromosome C7, BOL, whole genome shotgun sequence genomic window carries:
- the LOC106301244 gene encoding SNF1-related protein kinase catalytic subunit alpha KIN11, whose translation MDPSSNRFGSSGAESILPNYKLGKTLGIGSFGKVKIAEHLLTGHKVAIKILNRRKIKNMQMEDKVRREIKILRLFMHPHIIRQYEVIETPSDIYVVMEYVKSGELFDYIVEKGRLQEDEGRNFFQQIISGVEYCHRNMVVHRDLKPENLLLDSRCNIKIADFGLSNVMRDGHFLKTSCGSPNYAAPEVISGKLYAGPEVDVWSCGVILYALLCGTLPFDDENIPNLFKKIKGGIYTLPSHLSSDARDLIPRMLVVDPVKRITIPEIRQHRWFHTHLPRYLAVSPPDTVEQAKKINEEIVQEVVNMGFDRNQVMESLRNRVQNDATVTYYLLLDNRFRVPSGYLESEFQETTDNGSSPMRPAEAAASPVGHWVPTHMDQYGLGARSQVPADRKWALGLQSHAHPREIMNEVLKALQELNVCWKKIGHYNMKCRWVPGFSDGQNTMGNDQLHFRDESSIIEDDCAMTSLTVIKFELQLYKAREEKYLLDIQRVNGPQFLFLDLCAAFLTELRVI comes from the exons ATGGATCCTTCATCAAATAGATTTGGGAGTAGTGGAGCTGAATCGATTTTGCCAAACTACAAGCTTGGCAAAACTCTAGGCATTGGATCTTTCGGGAAGGTCAAAATTGCTGAGCATCTTCTCACCGGCCACAAGGTTGCTATCAAAATCCTCAATCGCCGTAAGATCAAGAACATGCAAATGGAAGACAAAG TGAGGAGGGAGATTAAGATTCTGAGGTTGTTCATGCATCCTCATATCATTCGCCAGTATGAAGTCATAGAGACCCCTAGTGACATTTATGTCGTGATGGAGTATGTCAAGTCCGGTGAGCTCTTTGATTATATTGTTGAGAAAGGTAGATTACAAGAGGACGAGGGTCGTAACTTCTTCCAGCAG ATTATATCTGGTGTGGAGTATTGCCACCGCAATATGGTTGTCCACAGAGACTTGAAGCCTGAGAATTTGCTACTGGACTCGAGGTGCAATATTAAGATTGCTGACTTTGGGCTCAGTAATGTCATGCGCGACGGTCATTTTCTTAAGACCAGCTGTGGTAGCCCCAACTACGCTGCCCCCGAG GTTATATCAGGAAAATTATACGCTGGACCTGAAGTAGATGTATGGAGTTGCGGAGTTATATTGTATGCTCTTCTCTGTGGTACCCTTCCTTTTGATGATGAAAACATTCCCAACCTTTTCAAGAAAATTAAG GGTGGGATTTACACTCTTCCAAGTCATTTATCATCTGATGCTAGAGACCTGATCCCAAGGATGCTCGTAGTTGACCCGGTGAAAAGAATCACCATTCCTGAGATCCGTCAACACCGTTGGTTCCACACTCATCTTCCTCGTTACCTTGCTGTTTCTCCACCAGATACAGTAGAGCAGGCCAAAAAG ATCAATGAGGAGATAGTTCAAGAAGTGGTTAACATGGGATTCGACAGAAACCAGGTTATGGAATCTCTTCGGAACAGAGTACAAAACGAT GCTACTGTTACATACTATCTGTTGTTGGACAACCGGTTCCGTGTTCCAAGTGGCTATCTTGAATCCGAGTTTCAGGAGACAACA GACAATGGTTCCAGTCCTATGCGCCCAGCTGAAGCAGCTGCTTCACCTGTTGGCCACTGGGTTCCTACACACATGGATCAGTACGGATTGGGAGCAAGATCACAAGTCCCAGCTGACCGGAAATGGGCTCTTGGACTTCAG TCCCATGCGCATCCTCGTGAAATTATGAATGAAGTACTGAAAGCTCTTCAAGAGCTCAATGTGTGTTGGAAGAAGATTGGTCACTACAACATGAAATGCCGATGGGTTCCTGGTTTTTCTGATGGTCAGAATACTATGGGCAACGATCAGCTGCACTTTAGAGATGAATCGAGCATCATTGAGGATGACTGCGCCATGACCTCACTGACCGTCATCAAATTTGAACTTCAG CTATACAAAGCTCGAGAAGAGAAGTACTTGCTGGACATACAGAGAGTTAACGGTCCTCAGTTTCTCTTCTTGGATCTATGCGCCGCCTTTCTTACCGAGCTCCGTGTGATCTGA